AATATAGAAGTAGTATTTATATTTTTTGAATTGAAAATTTTAACTGTGTTAGTTGATTTTTTTAATATCCCATGGGTAATAATATAAAATATAAAAATCCTATATAATGATCTTGAAAACATGATCGTTGTTATAGTGACAACAACTGTTGATCTTGTTCCAGATCAGTTTATAATTGATTTAAGTGAGAAAAGTTCACCTATAAAATTGATCGAGGGGGGTATTGGGGAATTTCTTATACACATAAAAAATCATATCATTATTGCTGATGGATTTATTGAAAATATCCTCTTATTAATAATGATTCTTCGAGACTTAGAATTTTTATATATAATATTTGCTATATAAAATAATCCTGCTGAACATGTCCCATGTCCAATTATAATATATATACCTCCTAATATACTTTTCGACTTGTCTAATGTAATTGTTGCAAACACTAATGTTATGTGAACCACTGATGAGTAAGCAATTATTGTTTTCAAGTCGGTTTGTATAAAGCAAATTATTCTTAAATAAAGAGCTGTTCATAGACTAAATGATAAAATAATTCATTCTAATTTGTTGTTTATTTCTGAATTGGTAGAGGTTATTCGGATCAATCCATATGATCCTAGTTTAAGAAGGATCGATGCTAAAATTATTGATCCCTGAACTGGTGATTCTACGTGAACTTTGGGTAGTCATATATGTAAAAACATTGTGGGTATTTTTATTATAAAAACCAGTATTAATCTTAGATATTCTCATTTATTCATCTCTATATATTGGATATTTCATAATCTTAAGTTGGTTCTATTATTTATCATAGTAGTGATAAAAGGTAGTGAAGTTATAACTGTTATTATAACTATGAATAAAGCAGCTTCAACTCGTTCTGGCTGGTAACCTCATGTTATAATAATCATGAGTACAACAATTATAGATATTTCAAATATTAAGTAGAATATCATTAAATTTCATCTGTAAAAGGTTATTATCAATAGAATTAACATTATAAATACTGATTTATTGTAAATTTTGGGTTGGTTAATTTTACTAAAAATTAAAACAAAACCAATTCAGAGCGATAAATTAAAAGTTCAAAATGATAGTTCATCTCCTCATATAAAATAACTGATTTTACTTACTTCCTGTTTTTGTATATTTAAATTGAATATTAGTATAACAAGTGAGTAGTTGATAATTAATTGCTTTGTTTTTGGTACCATAATCATTATCATAATAACTATAAAAAATTTTATAATTTTAACACTGTTGAAGATTTTAAAAAATCGTTTCCATGAGTTCGAATTATTCTAACCAAAATAGATAGTCCAAGTACTCTTTCTGTAATTAATAGAATTATAAAGTATAAAACATTGTGATTCTCTAAAGTTATCCTTTTAACAAAAATTATTATCAGAATGATTACTATGATAGAAATATATTCAATAATAATTAATCTATTAATAATGTGTATCTTGGAAATTAGGTAAACTATTACTATTAATATAATAGGTGTAATTATTTCTTCTATTATCATAATTTTAATAGTTTATCAAAAATATTGATTTTGTAATTCAATGAGATCTGGCTAGATTTAAAGTATCAGTAAAAATATAATTATTTCTAATTTCCAAGATTAGTATTTTATTTTTAAATTATTTACTGATTGAAAGCACTGACTTTTTTGATTTTATTTATAATGTTTGATCCATTAATTTTAATTTTGTTTTTCATGGTTTGTCTCGGTTTCTCTAGAATTTTTCTTGTATTTATTATAAATTGCTATTATTATAGATTTATGTTATTTATACTGTTTATAAGAGGTATTGTAGTTCTTTTAGGTTATATGTGTGGTGTAATTGTTATCGAAAAAGTTAGTAGAGTATATAAATTTTATGTAAGCTTTCTTTGGATTTTAATTTTGGCTAGTTTATTTAGGCAAATTGTTAAACCTGATTTTATTTACTTTTCTATTTTTTCTTCAACTTTTAAAATTAATTATTATGAATTTTACTTTCTTTTTAAATTTATGGCATTCCCCTTTAGTGTATTTTCATTTTTTATTATCTTTTATCTTTTACTTTTTTTAGTAATTATTTATGATATTGTTAAAAAATGTAGGGGGCCTTTACGAATAAAAATTTAAATGTATAACTATAAGCTTTTTCGTAAGTCTAAATTAAGTCAAATTAATAATTTTGTTGTAGATCTTGGTTCACCTTCTAATATCTCTTACTTTTGAAATTTTGGGTCTTTGTTGGGTCTTTCTATGTTAATTCAGTTTGTGACAGGATTATTTTTAACCTTTCATTATGCAGCTAATGTAAGGGTTGCTTTTGATAGAGTAATCCATATTATACGGGATGTTAATAGTGGGTGATTTATTCGTTATAGTCACATCAATGGAGCTTCTTTTTTTTTTATTTTTGTGTATATTCATATTGGACGTGGAATTTTTTACTTTTCTTTTAAGAAGTCAATAGTTTGATTAAGAGGAATTTTTATTTTATTATTTTTAATAATGGTTGCTTTTATAGGGTACATTTTACCTTGGGGTCAGATATCTTTTTGGGGAGCTACAGTTATCACTAACTTAATTTCATCTATTCCTAGATTGGGGGAAACTATTGTCTATTGAATCTGGGGTGGGTTTTCTGTTAGAAATTCCACCCTTAATCGGTTTTTTTCATTTCATTTTGTTTTTCCATTTTTAATTATATTTTTAATTTTAATACATTTGATTTTTCTTCACACCCATGGATCTAATAATCCTCTAGGCGTAGTCGGATCTTATGATAAAATCTGGTTTTATCCTTACTTTGTAGTTAAGGATTGTCTTGGATTTTTTTTTTTTTTAATTCTATACCTATTTTTGATTTGTTTTTTTCCCTTAATTTTAGTTGATTCAGAAAATTTTATTATAGCTAACTCACTTGTTACCCCTC
This genomic interval from Bemisia tabaci mitochondrion, complete genome contains the following:
- the ND4L gene encoding NADH dehydrogenase subunit 4L; this encodes MMMEEMITPIMLMVMVYLISKMHIINSLIIIEYISIMVIILMMIFVKSMTLENHNVLYFMILLITESVLGLSILVSMIRTHGNDFLKSSTVLKL
- the ND6 gene encoding NADH dehydrogenase subunit 6 — encoded protein: MFDPLILILFFMVCLGFSSIFLVFIMNCYYYSFMLFMLFMSGIVVLLGYMCGVIVIEKVSSVYKFYVSFLWILILASLFSQIVKPDFIYFSIFSSTFKINYYEFYFLFKFMAFPFSVFSFFIIFYLLLFLVIIYDIVKKCSGPLRMKI
- the CYTB gene encoding cytochrome b, with amino-acid sequence MYNYKLFRKSKLSQINNFVVDLGSPSNISYFWNFGSLLGLSMLIQFVTGLFLTFHYAANVSVAFDSVIHIMRDVNSGWFIRYSHINGASFFFIFVYIHIGRGIFYFSFKKSMVWLSGIFILLFLMMVAFMGYILPWGQMSFWGATVITNLISSIPSLGETIVYWIWGGFSVSNSTLNRFFSFHFVFPFLIMFLILMHLIFLHTHGSNNPLGVVGSYDKIWFYPYFVVKDCLGFFFFLILYLFLICFFPLILVDSENFIMANSLVTPLHIQPEWYYLFSYAILRSIPNKLGGVVALFMSILMLSVFMICKSKFNSLTYYPIIDLVYYLFVVSVILLMWIGANQVEYPFYFLGQALSLFFFFFFYIYIYMVSFWDLLLD
- the ND4 gene encoding NADH dehydrogenase subunit 4, yielding MKFFMVIMMMIMVPKTKQLIINYSLVMLMFNLNMQKQEVSKISYFMWGDELSFWTFNLSLWIGFVLIFSKINQPKIYNKSVFMMLILLMMTFYSWNLMMFYLMFEMSMIVVLMIIMTWGYQPERVEAALFMVMMTVMTSLPFITTMMNNSTNLSLWNIQYMEMNKWEYLSLMLVFMMKMPTMFLHMWLPKVHVESPVQGSMILASILLKLGSYGLIRMTSTNSEMNNKLEWIILSFSLWTALYLSMICFMQTDLKTMIAYSSVVHMTLVFATITLDKSKSMLGGMYIMIGHGTCSAGLFYMANIMYKNSKSRSIIINKSMFSMNPSAMMMWFFMCMSNSPMPPSINFMGELFSLKSIMNWSGTSSTVVVTMTTIMFSSSLYSIFMFYIITHGMLKKSTNTVKIFNSKNMNTTSMLIIPMIMISINPDLLII